In the genome of Paraburkholderia azotifigens, the window TCGCCGCCTAGTCAGGGCTCGATTGAATCGCGGTAGAACCGATCCATTGTCTGCGATGGCAGGTCCACGTAGCCGCCGTCGCAGACATCACAACGCACCTCACTTCCACGCATACCTCAACCCCACCCACACCCCACGCGGCGCACCGATCCCAAGAAACTGCTCATTCGTCACGCCCGTCGGGTCGAACGTATGATTCGGCCCATTGAAGAAGTTCTCGCCGAGAATCGCGAAGTTCGCATAGTGCTTGTTCAGCAGATTCTTGACGGTCGCGAACACCTGAAGCTGTTTCGTCACGTTGTACGTGGTATCGAGATCGATGAGGAAGTAACCTGCGACCGTGCCATTGACGTCCTGATTGTTCTCGTCGCCACGCGCGAAAATGCTGCCGCGATACGTGAGATTCGTGCCGATGTTCCAGGCCGCGATCGGCGTGTAATCGATGCGCAGCTTCACCGTATTCTGCGGAATGCCGGGAATGCGGTCGCCGGAATGCACGGTGATGTTGCCGTCCGCGTCCGCGCTCGAATTGCTTGCGCTGCTCTCGGTCCACGTCGACTGATACGTCGCGTCCACGTAACTGTAGCTCGCGCTCACGCCCACCTTGCCGTACTTCGTGCGGCCCGCGAGTTCGAATCCCTGGCGACGCGTCTTGCCGACGTTCTGGAAGAATCCGAGCGTGCTGGCTGCGCCGTTGCTGCTGACGAACTGGATGTCATCGTCGAGCGTCGTGCGATACAGCGCCGCACTCCACGTCGTGTTGCTGCCGAGCCGCCCGCGCGCGCCGATTTCGAACGTCTTCGAAATGACGGGCTGCAGCGCCGGGTCCGCAATGAAATCGTTCGGCAGCGAGCAGGGCGCTGCAGGGTCCGCGCATGCGAGCTCGATCGACGTCGGCGAGCGCATCCCTTCGTTGTAGGTCGCGTAGGCGGTGAAGCTGTCGGTTGGATTCCAGTTGACGCCGATAGCCGGATTGAAGCGCGAAAACACATGGCGTCCGTCGAGCAGCGGCTGCACGCCGCTTTCGTCGCCGATCGTCGCGCGCGACCAGTTATAGCGGCCCGCGAACGTCATCGCCCATTGTTCGTTGAACGAGAATGTATCGGTGAAATAGACGCCGTAGGTTTCGTTGCGCGTCTTCGCATCCGTCGTCTGCTGGAACGGACCCGTGCCGATCGTGGCGCGCGTGTCGGTGAACGTCGCATCCTGCGAAGACTGCGTGAAATGCGTGTTCGCGAGATCGGCGGCGACACCGAGCGTCAGCTCATTGCGTTTGCCGAACAGGTTCTGTAACAGCGACAGTTGCAGACTGCCGCCGTAGCTTTCCGTGAAGACGGTCGACTGCACGTTGGTGGCGGGCGCGACATCGTCGGCGCCGACGATATCGTCGTTGACATTGCTGCTGACGTTCTCGTTGCGATAGTGGCGATAGTAGAGCGTGCCGCTCAGCTGCACGTTGGGCGTGAAATAGTGCTCGCCTGCAATCGTCAGGTAGCCGACCGTGTTGCTGTTCTGATCGGGAAACGTGTACGCCTGCTTGCGGTTGTCGAGAAACGAGCGCGGGATCGTCTGCGAGCCGTCGAGCGTGTTGTCCGCTGCCCCGCCGGAAACCGACAACGTGGTGTCGGCATCGTGATAGCGCAGCTTGCCGAAGGCCTGGCGCAGGCGGCTGCCGTTGTGATCGGCCCAGCCGTCGTCGTTGGTCAGATTGCCCGTGAAGTAGTAGTCGAAATTGCTGCCGATTACGCCGCCTTGCTGGATCTGCGCGCTCTTGCGTCCGAACGATCCGCCGCTGATCTCCGCTTCCCCGCCCGGCGACGAGCTGCCGTTCTTCGTCGCGATCGCGATCGCGCCGCCCAGCGTGTTGAGGCCGAAGGTCGGATTGGAGCCGGGAATCAGCTGGATCGTATCGATCGCGGCGGGCGGTATCAGATCCCAGTTGACGACGTCGCCGAACGGCTCGTTGACGCGCACGCCGTCCATGAACACGGAGAGTCCCTGCGGTGTGCCGAGCAGAGGCGAAGCGGTGAAGCCGCGGTAATTGATGTCCATCTGCGACGGATTGCCTTGCGCATCGTTGATGTCGACGCTTTGCAGATTCGTAGCGAAGTAGTCGGTCAGCGTATTCGGATGCTGCTGGTCGATCTCGCGGCCGCGTATCGTCTGCACGTTCGCGGGCACGAGTTCGATTGCCGTGCCGATGCCGACCAGCGGCGTCGTGCCGATCACGACGATCGTGGGCATTTCGGCCTGTCCGGTCGTGTTCTGTGCTGTCTGCTGCACCTCGGCGGGGGACGAGGGCGCTTCCTGCGACCATGCGGCCGCGCACAGGCTGGCCAATGCACTGCTGAACACCAGTTGGAATGCGCCGTTGCGAGAATGCAGTCGGACGCGTCGCGATTTGCGCCGCGAGGGTTTCATCGTTTTCGTCTCCAGCGGGTTGTTTCAGCCTTATGACGGCGGCGCGCTCGCGGGCTGCGCATGTAAGCCTCGTGTCGCTTTGCCGTTGCTTGCAGCGTCGCACAGGAAGGGCGCGCGATGCCCGGGAAGCTTTCCCGATTCTTTTGGGAGCCCTTCCCAAAGCGGCTAAATACGCAGCAAAAAGCACCCGTGGGATGAGTAGAATGAGTCACCGCTTCCATCGATACGCTCATGCCCGAAGCTCTCTCTTCACCCGGACCGGCGCACCGCGAGCCGGAGCCGCGGCAGGCAGCAGACAGTCGCGCGGATGCTGCCGGCGCAGCGCAATCGCAGCAGGCGCCGCGGCAGCCGCCGATTGCGGCGCACGCGAAGGAGTCGCGCTCCGTTGCATGGCGCGACTTCCTGTGCGTCGTGGTGCTGACGGTGATCGTTGGCGCGCTGTGCTCGACCTTCGACGTGAGCGAACTCGCGTATCGCTGGAGCCGCCGTGCCGAGCGTTATCAGCTCGACGAGTTGCCCGTCACGCTGTTCGTACTGGCGGCGGGACTCGCGTGGTTCGCGTGGCGCCGCTATCGGGAATCGCACAAGGAGTTGCTGCGCCGCCGCGCAGCGGAACAGGAAGCCGCACGTCTGCTCGCCGAGAACCGGCGGCTCGCCAGTCAGGCCATCGAAGCGCAGGAAGCCGAGCGCCGCCATCTCGCGCGCGAGCTGCATGACGAACTCGGGCAATACCTGAACGCGATCGCGCTCGACGCCGCGCGTATTCGCGATCTGTCGGCCTTATCGGCGGATCAGAAGGAAATTCATCGCGCGTCGCTGGCCGTGATGCAAAGCGCGGGCTTCGTTTATCGGCAGATCGGCGGAATGATCCGCAAACTAAGGCCCATCGGCCTCGACGAACTGGGCCTGCCGAGCGCACTCGAGCATTGCGTGGAAGGGTGGCGTGAGCGGCTTCCCGACGCATCGTTCAAGCTCACCATCGACGGCGACTTCGATGGTTTCTCCGACGCGCTCAACGTCACGCTCTACCGTCTCGTGCAGGAAGCGCTGACGAACATATCGAAGTTCGCGCGCGAAGCGAGCGTCGAAATCTATCTGGTGAGAGCGCCCGCCGACAGCGAACGCAGCGGCGAGATCGTCGTGACGGTTGCCGATGATGGCCCCGGTGTCGATCTGTCGAAACCGCGCATCGGCCTGGGCCTGATCGGCATGCGCGAGCGCATCGAAGCGCTAGGCGGCGAGTTTCATATGGCCAGCGAGCCTGGGCGTGGCTTTCTGCTGTGCGCGCGCGTGCCGGCTCAGGTCGGACTGCCCGAGCCGAGCGCTTCCATCGGCCCCGGCGAACGGAAAAGCTCGTGAGGCGCGGCCAGTTCCGAGAACTGAAGCCCGAGCCGTTGCGCGATCTGCACGAGCTGCACGCCATTGTTCGCACCAAACTTCTGGCGGATCGCCGACTGATGATTCGCAATCGTCTTCTGGCTCAAGCCGAGCCGTTCGGCGATCACGGGCAGCGTAAAGCCCTGCACGAGCAGGCGCAGCACTTCGAATTCGCGCGCGGACAACTGGCGCCCGGGCGGCCCTTCGCTGAACATCGTGCGTAGCGCGAGCGCATGCGAGACATCGGCGCTCAGATAGCGTACGCGGCGCGCGACGGCGCGCACCGCTTCGACGAGCACATCGGGCGCGCTCGCTTTCGTCACGTAGCCGCACGCACCCGCATCGAATGCGCGTCGCACGAACAGCGTTTCTTCATGCACGCTGAAAATCAGCACGCGCGCTTCCGGCTCGCGTGCGAGCATGCGCCGCATCGCTTCGATGCCGCTCGCGCCGGGCAACGCCAGATCCATCACGACGACGTCGGGCTGCAGTGCGCAAAAGCGCTGATACGCCTGGGTCGCGTCGGCGGCCTCGCCCGCGACGCGGACGTCGGGACTGAGCTCGAGCAACCTTCGATAGCCTTCGCGCACGACGGCATGATCGTCGACGAGAAGCACGGAGATAGAGGGCGTCGTCATGATCGCGCTCCCTCGTTGCGGGGCGCCGCAGTGGATTCGCTTGCGCCCGCCGCAAGGCGCCGCGAGTTCGCGTCGTTGCGGAACGTGACGGGCTGTTCGTTCGGCGCAAGCGCCGCCGAACGGTTCGCCGCCTCGCGCACGACGCGCACGACCTGCTCGTGATGCGCAGACTTGTCGCAGACGGGATCGGCATTGGCCGCGTCCTGCGTCAGCAGATACGCCTGACAGCGGCAGCCGCCGAGATCTTGAGTCTTCTCATCGCAACTGCGGCACGGCTCCTTCATCCACTCGAAGCCGCGAAAGCGGTTGAACGCGTCGCTGTCGAACCAGATGTGTTCGAGCGGCGTGTCCTTAACGTTCGGAAACGTGAGGCCGGGCAGCGAGCGCGCCGAATGGCAGGGCAGCGCGGCGCCATCGGGCGCAATGCCGAGAAACACCGAACCCCAGCCGTTCATGCAGCGCTTGGGCCGCGTTTCGAAGTAGTCGGGCACGACAAAGAAGATCTTGCAGCGGTTGCCGATTTCCTCGCGATAGCGCTGGACGACGGCCTCCGCTTCGCGCAGCTGTTCGGCTGTCGGCATCAGCTGTGCGCGGTTCGCGTGCGCCCAGCCGTAGTATTGCGTGTTCGCGAGTTCCAGATATTCGGCGCCCATCGCGAGCGCCATGTCGATGATCTTGTCGACGTGCGGCAGGTTGTAGCGATGCAGCACGCAGTTGAGCACCATCGGAAAGCCATGCGCCTTGATCGAACGCGCGACGCGGTTCTTCAGGTCGAACGTGCGCGTGCTGCTGAGAAAGTCGTTGAGTTCCTGCGTCGAGTCCTGAAACGACAGTTGAATATGATCGAGCCCGTTGGCCTTCAGCACTTCGAGACGCGCATCCGTCAGCCCGACGCCCGACGTGATAAGGTTCGTATAGAAGCCCAGCCGGTGCGCTTCGGCGACGAGTTCTTCCAGGTCGTCGCGCATCAGCGGCTCGCCGCCTGAAAAGCCGAGTTGCGCGGCGCCGAGCTTGCGCGCCTGCTGCAGCACGTCGATCCATTGCGCGGTGCTCAGTTCGTCGCGATGGTCGGTGTAGTTGACCGGGTTGTAGCAGAACGCGCAATGCAGCGGGCAGCGGTACGTGAGTTCCGCAAGCAGCCACAACGGCGGCCCCACGCTGCTGCGCGACGCCTGCTGCGCGTGCTCCTGCGAAGGTGTCGAGAGATCGGTCATGCTGTCACTCCAGCCAGCCACGCGAGCGCGCGTGGTCCACGAAGGCTTCGACTTCCGGTGCGAGACCCTTCGCGTTGAAAGTCTGTTCGAGTTCGGCGACGAGCGCGGCCATGTCGCGCGTGCCGTCGCAGCGCAACAGGATTTGCGCGGCGCTCTGGTTCAGCTTGACCATGCCTTCGGGATACAGCAGCACATGCGCATCCTGAGCCGGTTCCCATTGCAGGCGAAACAGGCTGCTGAGTTTCGGGCCGCGTTTTTCAGGGGTTTGCGCGTTGTCGGTAGTCGGCGTGTTCATGCTGGGAAGGCCTTCTCGATCGCGTCGAGCATCGTCCAGAGAATGTCGAGCTTGAATTGCAGAATGTCGAGCGCGCGTTCCTGCTGTTCGCGCGTGCGGAAATGATCGAGCGTGACGGCGAGGCCATGTTCGACGTCGCGTTGCGCGAGCGAAATGCGCGAACGGAAATACGCAAGGCCCTCGGGTTTGATCCACGGATAATGCCCGGGCCATGTGGAAAGCCGGTCTTTATGGATCTGCGGCGCGAAGATCTCCGTCAGCGACGAACACACGGCTTCCTGCCACGGCGCGCGGCGCGCGAAGTTCACATACGCGTCGACGGCGAAGCGCACGCCCGGCACTACATGTTCGAGCGACCACAACTCGTCGCGCGACAAACCAACGGCATCGCCGAGCTGAGCCCAGGTTTCGATGCCGCCTTCGTCTTCGCCGTAACCGTCGTGATCGAGAATGCGCAGCACCCAGCGGCGGCGCGTTTCGCGATCAGGGCAATTCGACAACACGGCGGCATCCTTCAGCGGAATGTTGATCTGATAGTAGAAGCGGTTCGCGACCCAGCCGCGAATCTGCTCGCGCGAACAGCCGCCGCTGTTCATCTTCACGTTGAACGGATGATGAATGTGATACGCCTGTCCCTTCGCGCGCAATTGCGCTTCGAATTCATCGCGGGTCCATGCCGGGCCGCTGCCGCCTTTGACATTCATCGATCGATTCTCCGCTGATTCACGATTCACTCACAGCTCGAACAGCATCCCGTCATGCGCGACTTCGATGCCGTGCTGCGCCAGCGTGCGGCGCTCGGGACCGTCGTCGATCAGGATGGGATTCGTGTTGTTGATATGTATTAGCACCTTTCGCGCATTCGGCCTATCGAGCGAATCCAGCACGTCGATCATGCCGCCCGGTCCCGTTTGCGCGAGGTGGCCCATGTCGCCAGCCGTTTTCTTCGAGAGGCCGAGTTCGATCATTTCGTTGCTGGTCCATGTCGTGCCGTCGACGAGCAGCAGGTCGGCGCTGCGCATCGCGTCGCGGATGTGCGGTTCGAGCACGCCGAGTCCGGGCGCATAGAACACGCGTTTGCCGGAAGCGGGCGCCGTGATCAGCAGCCCGATGTTGTCGCCGCGCTGCGGCGCCGCGCGGTGCGGTGAGTAGGGCGGTGCCTTGCTCGACAGCGGCAGCGCTTCGATGCGCACGCCCGGCAGCGCGGCGATCTCGAACGGGCCGGCATCGAGATCGATGGTGTGACGCTCGACGCCGCAGTAGTGCGACAGGATCGAGACGATCGGGAAACCTGACGACAGGTCTTGCCAGACGGCATCCGTTGCATGCAGCGGCAGCGGCGCGCTGTTTTCGCGCAGCATCAGCAGGCCGGTGACGTGATCGATCTGCGCATCCATCAGCAGCACGGCGGCGATGCCCGTGTCGCGTGCGTGACGCGCCGGCTGCATCTCCGGGTTGGCGGCGATCTGCGCAAGGAGGTCGGGCGACGCATTCACGAGCAGCCACGCGATGCCGTCGACGCTCACGGCAATCGAAGACTGCGTGCGCCGCTGTGCCGCGATCTTGCCATTGCGCACGCCGTCGCAGTTGCGGCAGTTGCAGTTCCATTGTGGAAATCCGCCACCCGCCGATGAACCGAGCACCTTGACCTTCATCGTCCCCTTGCTCCCTAAAGAACCGCTAAAAATGCCTTTAAAAAGGGCCTCGATTGATGAATGCCGCGCATTACGGCAGCATCCTGCGCAGCAATCCGTCGCGATTCATCATCTGATGCTTGAGCGCGCCCGCCACATGCAGCGCGATCAGCGCTATGAAGACCCATGCGACAACCTCATGAATGCCGAACCAGAACTGACGCAGTTCCTTGTCGTCCCAACCCCACTTCGGCAGCAACATGCCCCAGAAGCGCGTGCCGTACGTGTTGAACGACGAGCCCAGATAGCCCGTCACCGGCATCGCGATCATTGCAGCGTATAAAAGAACCTGCGTAGCGCTCGCGGCGGCGCGTTGCCACGCTCGCATCGGCGGCAACGGCGGCCTGCCGGATACCATGAGAACTCCGATGCGGATCAGCACCAGCAGGAAAACCGTCAAGCCCAGCGACTTGTGAAAGTTGATCAGCGCGGCCTTGAAGGGCAGGCCGCGCGGCAGTCCGACCATATAGAGGCCGATACCCAGCATCGCGATGATGCACACGGCGATCAGCCAGTGCAGCACGATCAGCGCCATCGGGAAGCGTTCCGGT includes:
- a CDS encoding TonB-dependent receptor encodes the protein MKPSRRKSRRVRLHSRNGAFQLVFSSALASLCAAAWSQEAPSSPAEVQQTAQNTTGQAEMPTIVVIGTTPLVGIGTAIELVPANVQTIRGREIDQQHPNTLTDYFATNLQSVDINDAQGNPSQMDINYRGFTASPLLGTPQGLSVFMDGVRVNEPFGDVVNWDLIPPAAIDTIQLIPGSNPTFGLNTLGGAIAIATKNGSSSPGGEAEISGGSFGRKSAQIQQGGVIGSNFDYYFTGNLTNDDGWADHNGSRLRQAFGKLRYHDADTTLSVSGGAADNTLDGSQTIPRSFLDNRKQAYTFPDQNSNTVGYLTIAGEHYFTPNVQLSGTLYYRHYRNENVSSNVNDDIVGADDVAPATNVQSTVFTESYGGSLQLSLLQNLFGKRNELTLGVAADLANTHFTQSSQDATFTDTRATIGTGPFQQTTDAKTRNETYGVYFTDTFSFNEQWAMTFAGRYNWSRATIGDESGVQPLLDGRHVFSRFNPAIGVNWNPTDSFTAYATYNEGMRSPTSIELACADPAAPCSLPNDFIADPALQPVISKTFEIGARGRLGSNTTWSAALYRTTLDDDIQFVSSNGAASTLGFFQNVGKTRRQGFELAGRTKYGKVGVSASYSYVDATYQSTWTESSASNSSADADGNITVHSGDRIPGIPQNTVKLRIDYTPIAAWNIGTNLTYRGSIFARGDENNQDVNGTVAGYFLIDLDTTYNVTKQLQVFATVKNLLNKHYANFAILGENFFNGPNHTFDPTGVTNEQFLGIGAPRGVWVGLRYAWK
- a CDS encoding ATP-binding protein → MPEALSSPGPAHREPEPRQAADSRADAAGAAQSQQAPRQPPIAAHAKESRSVAWRDFLCVVVLTVIVGALCSTFDVSELAYRWSRRAERYQLDELPVTLFVLAAGLAWFAWRRYRESHKELLRRRAAEQEAARLLAENRRLASQAIEAQEAERRHLARELHDELGQYLNAIALDAARIRDLSALSADQKEIHRASLAVMQSAGFVYRQIGGMIRKLRPIGLDELGLPSALEHCVEGWRERLPDASFKLTIDGDFDGFSDALNVTLYRLVQEALTNISKFAREASVEIYLVRAPADSERSGEIVVTVADDGPGVDLSKPRIGLGLIGMRERIEALGGEFHMASEPGRGFLLCARVPAQVGLPEPSASIGPGERKSS
- a CDS encoding response regulator transcription factor, which translates into the protein MTTPSISVLLVDDHAVVREGYRRLLELSPDVRVAGEAADATQAYQRFCALQPDVVVMDLALPGASGIEAMRRMLAREPEARVLIFSVHEETLFVRRAFDAGACGYVTKASAPDVLVEAVRAVARRVRYLSADVSHALALRTMFSEGPPGRQLSAREFEVLRLLVQGFTLPVIAERLGLSQKTIANHQSAIRQKFGANNGVQLVQIAQRLGLQFSELAAPHELFRSPGPMEALGSGSPT
- the pqqE gene encoding pyrroloquinoline quinone biosynthesis protein PqqE gives rise to the protein MTDLSTPSQEHAQQASRSSVGPPLWLLAELTYRCPLHCAFCYNPVNYTDHRDELSTAQWIDVLQQARKLGAAQLGFSGGEPLMRDDLEELVAEAHRLGFYTNLITSGVGLTDARLEVLKANGLDHIQLSFQDSTQELNDFLSSTRTFDLKNRVARSIKAHGFPMVLNCVLHRYNLPHVDKIIDMALAMGAEYLELANTQYYGWAHANRAQLMPTAEQLREAEAVVQRYREEIGNRCKIFFVVPDYFETRPKRCMNGWGSVFLGIAPDGAALPCHSARSLPGLTFPNVKDTPLEHIWFDSDAFNRFRGFEWMKEPCRSCDEKTQDLGGCRCQAYLLTQDAANADPVCDKSAHHEQVVRVVREAANRSAALAPNEQPVTFRNDANSRRLAAGASESTAAPRNEGARS
- the pqqD gene encoding pyrroloquinoline quinone biosynthesis peptide chaperone PqqD; translated protein: MNTPTTDNAQTPEKRGPKLSSLFRLQWEPAQDAHVLLYPEGMVKLNQSAAQILLRCDGTRDMAALVAELEQTFNAKGLAPEVEAFVDHARSRGWLE
- the pqqC gene encoding pyrroloquinoline-quinone synthase PqqC — translated: MNVKGGSGPAWTRDEFEAQLRAKGQAYHIHHPFNVKMNSGGCSREQIRGWVANRFYYQINIPLKDAAVLSNCPDRETRRRWVLRILDHDGYGEDEGGIETWAQLGDAVGLSRDELWSLEHVVPGVRFAVDAYVNFARRAPWQEAVCSSLTEIFAPQIHKDRLSTWPGHYPWIKPEGLAYFRSRISLAQRDVEHGLAVTLDHFRTREQQERALDILQFKLDILWTMLDAIEKAFPA
- the pqqB gene encoding pyrroloquinoline quinone biosynthesis protein PqqB, yielding MKVKVLGSSAGGGFPQWNCNCRNCDGVRNGKIAAQRRTQSSIAVSVDGIAWLLVNASPDLLAQIAANPEMQPARHARDTGIAAVLLMDAQIDHVTGLLMLRENSAPLPLHATDAVWQDLSSGFPIVSILSHYCGVERHTIDLDAGPFEIAALPGVRIEALPLSSKAPPYSPHRAAPQRGDNIGLLITAPASGKRVFYAPGLGVLEPHIRDAMRSADLLLVDGTTWTSNEMIELGLSKKTAGDMGHLAQTGPGGMIDVLDSLDRPNARKVLIHINNTNPILIDDGPERRTLAQHGIEVAHDGMLFEL
- a CDS encoding cytochrome b translates to MNATRSTDIAHRGKETPERFPMALIVLHWLIAVCIIAMLGIGLYMVGLPRGLPFKAALINFHKSLGLTVFLLVLIRIGVLMVSGRPPLPPMRAWQRAAASATQVLLYAAMIAMPVTGYLGSSFNTYGTRFWGMLLPKWGWDDKELRQFWFGIHEVVAWVFIALIALHVAGALKHQMMNRDGLLRRMLP